A region from the Paenibacillus humicola genome encodes:
- a CDS encoding EthD family reductase — protein sequence MFKMIVIYSEPKEIELFEAHYFAKHLPLIKQLPHLLDYRVQRVTNTQNTDDTAYLVTELEYADEASFNLSYTSAEGRAAQQDTADMVPYLHRLPVVHIVEDLNV from the coding sequence ATGTTCAAAATGATAGTGATCTACAGTGAGCCAAAAGAAATAGAACTTTTCGAGGCGCATTACTTCGCCAAGCATCTTCCTCTGATCAAGCAGTTGCCCCATTTGCTTGATTATCGTGTACAACGAGTGACGAACACGCAGAATACGGATGACACCGCTTACCTTGTTACCGAGCTCGAGTATGCCGACGAAGCCAGCTTCAACTTATCCTACACGTCGGCGGAAGGTAGGGCCGCCCAGCAGGATACTGCGGATATGGTCCCGTATCTACATCGGCTACCCGTCGTGCACATCGTTGAGGACCTTAATGTTTGA
- a CDS encoding Abi family protein encodes MELPLSIDDQISLMKKYVVFIKKGRIKNKLLDSGYFRLSRYGKYLLSFTSVLRTKPNQELLFGIYKFDVELRKLFFTYTQNAEIQFKSHLSNAISLKTNDSNFYLDDQYYTKSRGERDRQKRNLHIRNYPKFKKAIVDTEKNLRTNVNKYPEFTKYRRGGSRYTKKIPCWAAFSYFEFGTITNIYAYLRGDLRKEVLIYGYSRTRYGKEITKEMDTWLDAIRNLRNVCAHHNKLVGKTSSIVLIDSEDNSAVLPSSTDLFSRVYALKKVLSDSDGISLQKDLKKLVTASKIDIYKLNILPSNWEQLYGRIKKL; translated from the coding sequence ATGGAACTTCCGTTGAGTATTGATGATCAAATTTCATTAATGAAAAAATATGTTGTATTCATAAAAAAAGGTAGAATTAAAAATAAACTCCTTGATTCTGGATATTTTAGACTAAGTAGATATGGAAAATATCTACTCTCGTTCACATCTGTTTTAAGAACTAAACCTAACCAAGAGCTCCTATTCGGAATCTACAAATTTGATGTTGAGCTAAGAAAATTATTCTTTACATATACCCAAAATGCAGAGATTCAATTTAAAAGTCATTTATCCAATGCAATATCTCTAAAAACGAACGATTCAAATTTTTATTTGGATGACCAGTATTATACAAAGTCACGTGGTGAACGCGATAGACAAAAAAGAAATCTCCACATTAGGAATTATCCAAAATTCAAAAAGGCTATTGTGGACACTGAAAAGAACCTAAGAACTAATGTCAATAAATATCCTGAATTCACCAAATATAGACGTGGAGGTTCTCGTTATACCAAGAAGATACCTTGTTGGGCTGCATTTTCTTATTTTGAGTTCGGTACAATAACAAATATATATGCGTATCTAAGAGGGGATTTAAGAAAAGAAGTGCTCATATATGGGTATTCGAGAACTAGATATGGGAAAGAAATAACTAAGGAAATGGATACATGGCTAGATGCGATTAGAAATCTTAGAAATGTATGTGCCCATCATAATAAACTAGTAGGTAAAACATCATCAATTGTACTGATAGACAGTGAAGATAATTCTGCTGTGTTACCTAGCTCAACCGACTTATTCTCAAGGGTGTACGCATTAAAAAAAGTCCTGAGTGATAGTGATGGTATAAGTCTACAAAAAGATTTAAAGAAATTAGTTACGGCTTCAAAAATTGATATTTATAAATTGAATATTCTCCCTTCAAACTGGGAGCAACTATATGGACGAATAAAAAAGTTATAA
- a CDS encoding macro domain-containing protein, which translates to MNVPLFDKKIIHTFYGFLSVISVITSIVFLFVEIDPKSKMGIGGGTLAFLVLVYTAIWIHANMRRSIKLTINTSEIEVKFGDIFSEKADFKAIAFNEYFDTLVDEKVISSSSLNGIYIKKFYQGNTSVLDNIISSDPHLPEMIVCENAGRTVGKKTKYRLGTICMVDDYLLTALSRFDDNNKAYLEMNDYINCLLNFWNEIDRVYAGRTVALPVLGSGITRFRGYENILDQELLELIILTFKVSRIKFAYPSKVKIIVWQKKQEKINLFALKDLES; encoded by the coding sequence ATGAATGTCCCTTTGTTCGATAAAAAGATAATACATACTTTCTACGGTTTTCTGAGTGTGATAAGCGTCATCACCTCTATTGTGTTCCTATTTGTTGAAATAGACCCTAAAAGCAAGATGGGCATTGGTGGGGGAACTCTGGCATTTCTGGTTCTTGTCTACACTGCAATTTGGATTCATGCCAACATGCGTCGAAGCATCAAACTAACGATTAACACCTCAGAGATTGAGGTGAAATTCGGTGATATATTTTCTGAGAAGGCTGATTTTAAAGCGATCGCTTTTAATGAATATTTCGATACGCTAGTAGACGAGAAAGTTATCTCAAGCAGTTCACTCAACGGAATATATATTAAGAAATTTTATCAGGGAAATACCTCTGTTCTAGATAACATCATTTCTTCTGACCCCCACTTGCCAGAAATGATCGTCTGTGAAAATGCGGGTAGAACTGTCGGGAAGAAGACTAAATATAGGCTTGGAACAATTTGCATGGTAGACGATTATCTCCTTACGGCGTTGTCACGTTTCGATGATAATAACAAAGCATATCTCGAGATGAACGACTATATTAACTGCCTGTTGAACTTCTGGAATGAGATAGACAGAGTCTATGCTGGGAGAACAGTTGCCTTGCCAGTTTTGGGATCTGGGATAACTCGCTTCAGAGGATACGAAAATATACTGGATCAAGAATTGCTTGAACTAATTATATTGACATTTAAAGTGAGCCGTATAAAATTTGCGTACCCTTCTAAGGTGAAAATCATTGTTTGGCAGAAAAAACAAGAAAAGATAAATCTGTTCGCGCTGAAGGATTTAGAATCGTGA
- a CDS encoding iron-containing alcohol dehydrogenase, with product MLNYSYYCSTRIEMGMGKSRELPELLKSLQLGSSILLVSDPGVVQAGITAPVEASLEAAGFRVVRFDSLSQNPRDTECLAGAQLFAEHGSDAVVAVGGGSAMDTAKAIALLGPNGGTPLDYCEGRRAYANIAPVICVPTTAGTGSEVTRGAVITESATHRKLTLKHASMRPLLAVLDPQLTFTVPKSVTAATGVDALVHAIEGYTCRVTNPISQALGARAMETIVSALPAAFADPYNGPTRYAMLEGSLLAGLCFGSADVAAVHCLAEALGGLYDTPHGVANAVFLPYVLQYNAEEERTVHARLSRIMKFASESEPDDRAIGRLIDGIRTFTAKLGIPKLRELPGVKPEDFPRLAELAVQNNSTPSNIRPVGREDYLHILKRAYDDAM from the coding sequence ATGCTCAATTACAGCTATTATTGCAGTACGCGAATCGAAATGGGGATGGGGAAATCGCGCGAGCTGCCGGAGCTGCTGAAATCGCTGCAGCTCGGCTCGTCCATTCTGCTCGTCAGCGATCCGGGCGTGGTGCAGGCGGGCATCACGGCGCCGGTCGAAGCATCTCTGGAAGCGGCGGGCTTTCGGGTCGTCCGCTTCGATTCGCTCTCGCAAAATCCGCGGGATACGGAATGCTTGGCCGGGGCCCAGCTGTTTGCGGAGCATGGCTCGGACGCGGTAGTGGCCGTCGGCGGCGGCAGCGCGATGGATACGGCGAAAGCGATTGCGCTCCTGGGGCCGAACGGCGGCACGCCGCTCGATTACTGCGAAGGCCGAAGGGCGTATGCCAACATCGCCCCTGTCATTTGCGTGCCGACCACGGCCGGCACCGGTTCGGAAGTGACGCGGGGCGCCGTCATTACGGAGTCCGCGACGCACCGGAAGCTTACGCTGAAGCACGCTTCGATGCGTCCGCTGCTCGCCGTGCTCGATCCGCAGCTGACGTTTACCGTGCCGAAATCCGTTACCGCGGCGACGGGCGTCGATGCGCTGGTGCATGCGATCGAAGGCTATACGTGCAGGGTCACCAATCCGATTTCGCAGGCGCTTGGCGCCCGGGCGATGGAGACGATCGTATCGGCCTTGCCGGCCGCTTTCGCCGACCCGTACAACGGACCGACCCGTTACGCCATGCTCGAAGGCAGCCTGCTCGCGGGCTTATGCTTCGGCTCCGCCGACGTTGCGGCCGTGCACTGTCTGGCGGAAGCGCTCGGCGGGCTGTACGATACGCCGCACGGCGTGGCAAATGCGGTCTTCCTGCCGTACGTGCTGCAGTATAACGCGGAGGAGGAGAGGACGGTCCATGCCCGGCTGTCCCGGATCATGAAGTTTGCCTCCGAATCGGAGCCGGATGACCGGGCGATCGGCCGCCTGATTGACGGCATCCGCACGTTTACGGCAAAGCTCGGGATTCCGAAGCTGAGGGAGCTGCCGGGCGTCAAGCCGGAGGATTTCCCGCGGCTTGCCGAGCTGGCGGTTCAAAACAATTCGACACCGAGCAATATCCGGCCGGTCGGCAGAGAGGATTATTTGCACATCTTGAAGCGGGCATACGATGATGCGATGTGA
- a CDS encoding MMPL family transporter has translation MNILLKLKWVIIPLLLIAAMLVKQAAPDYQELVREKGQPSIPSSYSSVQAQEILDRFNHKPKDSTLQDILVVYHADTALSDAQLGEIKTSLGALGKQSGIPVAGMENPFENETLKEQLLSKDGTTLLAPLTVDTRNEKLENIRVDLDEYLDRVSTPHYLTGGPAIQEDTLKSTGEGVKKTEWITVAFVLLVLGLTFRSPTAPLVSLFVIGLTYVGSLSLVSILADKWGFPLSSVTQSFLIMVLFGIGTDYNILLFMRFKEELTRQESVLKAIQATYRTAGKTVFYSILVVIIGFSTLLLSQFSVFQSAGAVAIAVCLLLLALFTATPVLMAIFGGGLFWPSKKLHTHKENKLWTLLGKKAVAAPIVSLLIVLIVTVPNVFLYKGVVSFNSVAEVNPSYDSIKGYHFVSDAFTPGQAAPTAFMLESGSSLDTAENLSLVDQITETIAETEGVKQVFSATRPKGEKLDQFYVSNQSKEVSGGLDKANDGIKAIQSGLTDASAKLDSASLSAQLQNMDRLLQGTKTIGTDLGKISDGLAAVESGMKQGANGADSIAGGLMKLEQSSRALSSSSTRLLTGYQEIRSGLQSVHDRYASITSQLNASMQLAAAVQSASEQLAKTHPELSRDPDYMKLSATGRTLHDSLGNLHTAMTAANDRLGGVLASLDKTNQGLNQLVSGQKKMGDGLAQLEEGAASLSNSLQKGTGAQQQIVTQMAALKNGIDQIDEGQSKLQAGLGTLDASLQDLETGLKKSADGLGSVSGGLTDAQHYLNQLAASDTTTFFAPNDALQNDAFKKALNAYLSTDKKIAKWTIVLDSDPYSTDAIATINRINRNVKNVLDGTKLSSARYGAAGVTGQNASLQVIEQQDFSRTVLLMLGGIAIALAVMFRSLLLPIYVIASLILAYFTSIHLTELMYTHGFSHAGLSWAVPFFSFILLIALGVDYSIFLLMRFREYRDEPPKAAIVKALKHMGSVITSAVIILIGTFGALYPSGVLILIQLATIVIIGLILLALVLLPLFLPALIALGSRKNEGDETLEEESTVRS, from the coding sequence ATGAACATCCTATTGAAGCTCAAGTGGGTCATCATTCCCTTACTGCTGATCGCCGCAATGCTCGTCAAACAAGCCGCCCCCGATTATCAAGAGCTGGTTCGCGAAAAAGGGCAGCCGAGCATCCCGTCTTCGTACTCGTCCGTTCAAGCGCAGGAGATACTCGACCGGTTCAATCACAAGCCGAAAGACTCGACGCTGCAGGATATTCTAGTCGTCTATCACGCGGATACGGCGCTCAGCGACGCGCAGCTCGGCGAAATCAAGACAAGCCTCGGCGCGCTAGGGAAGCAGAGCGGTATTCCGGTGGCCGGCATGGAGAATCCGTTCGAGAACGAGACGCTGAAAGAACAATTGCTGTCCAAAGACGGCACGACCTTGCTGGCGCCTCTGACCGTCGATACCCGGAATGAAAAACTGGAGAATATCCGGGTAGACCTCGACGAGTATTTGGACCGGGTGTCGACGCCGCATTACTTGACCGGCGGTCCGGCTATCCAAGAGGATACGTTAAAATCGACCGGCGAAGGCGTGAAAAAAACCGAATGGATTACGGTCGCGTTCGTGCTGCTTGTGCTCGGCCTGACTTTTCGGTCGCCCACTGCGCCGCTCGTCTCCCTGTTCGTCATCGGCCTCACCTACGTCGGCTCGCTGTCGCTGGTCTCGATTTTGGCGGACAAGTGGGGCTTCCCCCTCTCTTCGGTCACCCAGTCGTTTTTAATTATGGTGCTCTTCGGGATCGGGACGGATTACAACATCCTGCTGTTCATGCGCTTTAAGGAGGAACTGACCCGGCAGGAATCCGTTCTAAAGGCCATTCAAGCGACGTACCGGACAGCCGGAAAAACGGTCTTCTACAGCATTCTCGTCGTCATTATCGGATTCAGCACCCTGCTGCTGTCGCAGTTCTCCGTCTTTCAATCGGCGGGAGCGGTCGCGATTGCCGTCTGCCTGCTGCTGCTCGCGCTTTTTACGGCGACACCCGTTTTAATGGCGATTTTTGGCGGAGGGCTCTTTTGGCCGTCGAAAAAACTCCATACCCACAAAGAAAATAAACTCTGGACATTGCTCGGGAAAAAGGCCGTGGCCGCCCCGATCGTGTCGCTGCTGATCGTATTGATCGTCACCGTGCCGAACGTATTTTTATACAAAGGCGTCGTTTCGTTCAATTCCGTGGCGGAAGTAAATCCGTCTTACGACTCAATCAAAGGCTATCATTTCGTATCGGACGCCTTTACGCCCGGACAAGCGGCTCCGACCGCGTTTATGCTGGAATCCGGCTCTTCGCTTGATACGGCCGAGAATTTATCTCTGGTGGACCAAATTACGGAGACGATTGCCGAAACCGAAGGCGTGAAGCAAGTGTTCAGTGCGACGCGGCCGAAAGGCGAGAAGCTCGATCAATTTTACGTCTCGAATCAAAGCAAGGAAGTCAGCGGCGGCTTGGATAAAGCGAACGACGGCATCAAGGCGATCCAAAGCGGGTTAACCGATGCAAGCGCCAAGCTGGATTCCGCCTCCCTATCCGCCCAATTGCAAAACATGGACCGGCTGCTGCAAGGAACAAAAACGATCGGCACGGACCTGGGCAAAATATCGGACGGTCTTGCCGCTGTCGAATCCGGCATGAAGCAGGGGGCGAACGGGGCGGACAGCATCGCAGGCGGGCTGATGAAGCTGGAGCAGAGCAGCCGCGCACTCTCGTCTTCCTCCACCCGGCTGCTTACGGGATATCAGGAGATCCGAAGCGGGCTCCAATCGGTTCATGACCGTTATGCGTCCATTACGTCGCAGTTGAACGCATCCATGCAGCTGGCCGCTGCCGTGCAATCGGCTTCGGAACAGCTCGCCAAGACGCATCCCGAGCTGAGCCGGGATCCGGACTATATGAAATTGTCGGCGACGGGCAGGACGCTGCATGACAGCCTGGGTAACCTTCATACCGCTATGACCGCTGCGAACGACCGGTTGGGCGGCGTGCTCGCTTCCTTGGACAAAACAAACCAGGGTTTAAATCAGCTAGTCAGCGGCCAGAAGAAGATGGGGGACGGCCTTGCCCAATTGGAGGAAGGAGCCGCTTCATTATCGAATAGCCTGCAAAAAGGAACAGGCGCGCAGCAGCAAATCGTTACTCAAATGGCCGCACTGAAGAACGGAATCGATCAAATTGATGAAGGTCAATCCAAACTGCAAGCGGGGCTGGGAACGCTGGACGCTTCCCTCCAAGATCTAGAAACCGGCTTGAAAAAAAGCGCGGATGGCCTCGGCTCCGTATCGGGCGGGCTGACCGATGCCCAGCACTACCTGAACCAGCTGGCCGCCTCCGATACCACGACGTTTTTTGCACCAAACGACGCGCTGCAAAACGACGCGTTCAAAAAGGCTTTGAACGCCTATTTGTCTACCGACAAGAAGATCGCCAAATGGACGATTGTACTGGACAGCGACCCGTATTCGACGGACGCCATTGCGACAATCAACCGGATCAACCGGAATGTGAAAAACGTGCTGGACGGCACGAAGTTAAGCAGCGCGCGTTACGGGGCTGCCGGCGTCACCGGACAAAATGCTTCCTTGCAGGTGATCGAGCAGCAGGATTTTTCGCGTACGGTGCTGTTGATGCTCGGCGGAATCGCGATTGCGCTGGCCGTCATGTTCCGTTCGCTGCTGCTGCCGATTTATGTTATCGCCTCGCTGATCCTGGCGTATTTTACGTCCATCCATCTGACCGAGCTGATGTATACGCACGGATTCAGCCATGCCGGATTGTCCTGGGCCGTCCCGTTCTTCTCGTTTATCCTGCTGATCGCGCTCGGCGTGGATTACAGCATTTTCCTGCTGATGCGGTTCCGCGAATATCGGGACGAGCCTCCGAAGGCAGCCATCGTAAAGGCATTGAAGCACATGGGATCCGTCATTACCTCGGCGGTTATCATCCTGATCGGCACGTTCGGAGCCTTATACCCCTCCGGCGTCCTGATTCTGATCCAGCTGGCGACGATCGTCATCATCGGGCTGATTCTGCTCGCTCTCGTGCTGCTCCCGCTGTTTCTGCCGGCTTTGATCGCTTTGGGGAGCCGTAAGAATGAGGGTGACGAGACTCTCGAAGAGGAAAGTACCGTCAGAAGCTGA
- a CDS encoding LysR family transcriptional regulator — MDFLIGFREAARKQSIAKASEALHISHTALSKQIKSLEQRFDVQLFMRTAQGVKLTDAGQILYERSGDLLDQMAAITSSLEPYKEWRHVRIGTMPDIASQYLLPYLQKLEKQGHIVELVCRQSTREVYRMLFDGEVELLVAERASMHPSVWMGDLHHEPLIAVMTVDHPFAVQSKITLSELGSQPLILYVDGCTIRAKLTSLFASMNLPMRIKTEVRFHEVILGYVEHSSEGITVLPQASVTRISDRLVTVPLDHPDARRTISVFSLSRSKGEKIWRLLS; from the coding sequence ATGGACTTCTTAATCGGATTTAGGGAAGCTGCTAGAAAGCAAAGCATAGCTAAAGCAAGCGAAGCCCTGCATATCTCGCATACTGCACTAAGCAAACAAATCAAAAGCCTGGAGCAGCGGTTTGACGTACAACTATTCATGCGGACCGCGCAAGGCGTGAAGCTGACGGATGCAGGGCAGATTCTGTACGAACGCTCGGGAGATTTGCTCGATCAAATGGCCGCGATAACGAGTTCCCTCGAGCCCTACAAAGAATGGCGTCACGTTCGGATCGGGACGATGCCCGACATCGCTTCACAGTACTTGCTGCCTTACCTTCAAAAGCTAGAAAAGCAAGGCCATATAGTCGAGCTGGTGTGCCGACAATCGACGAGAGAAGTATACCGAATGTTATTCGATGGAGAGGTGGAACTGCTCGTCGCGGAGCGGGCGTCCATGCATCCTTCGGTATGGATGGGCGACCTGCATCACGAACCTCTGATTGCGGTGATGACTGTTGACCATCCTTTCGCGGTCCAATCCAAGATTACTTTATCCGAGTTGGGCAGCCAGCCACTCATCCTCTACGTCGATGGATGCACGATCCGCGCGAAACTGACCTCGTTATTCGCATCGATGAATCTGCCCATGCGCATCAAGACGGAAGTTCGTTTTCATGAAGTCATCCTCGGGTACGTAGAGCATAGCTCGGAAGGTATTACCGTATTGCCGCAAGCTTCTGTTACCCGGATATCCGATCGATTGGTCACGGTTCCATTGGATCATCCCGATGCCCGCAGAACGATTTCCGTGTTCAGCTTGAGCCGGTCAAAAGGCGAGAAAATATGGCGGCTATTAAGTTAG
- a CDS encoding NADPH-dependent F420 reductase, with product MVKISVLGTGNMGKALVKLLASNNNLEVSWGSRDRDRVASLAEKMQLSNVATSDYEEAYRSDIIIPALPFTALLEWAAEHKAQLKDKQIVDISNPFNDDFSGFTTVWGESAAERLQAALPDSIVIGAFKNTFFKVMENPVFQKQQSDVLVTGDDEASVERLISLLRPLPFRFIQAGMLANNRTIERFTLLELELAVRYGTYPYISMRVFGMKDEASAD from the coding sequence ATGGTAAAAATCAGCGTTCTGGGAACGGGCAATATGGGGAAGGCGCTCGTCAAACTATTGGCAAGCAACAACAACCTTGAGGTGAGTTGGGGCTCCCGCGATAGGGATCGCGTCGCATCACTAGCGGAGAAAATGCAGTTGAGCAACGTCGCGACTTCGGACTACGAGGAAGCTTACCGGTCCGACATCATCATTCCGGCCTTGCCATTCACCGCATTGCTGGAATGGGCTGCCGAGCACAAAGCTCAACTCAAGGATAAACAGATCGTCGATATCTCCAATCCTTTCAACGACGACTTCAGCGGATTTACGACAGTGTGGGGAGAATCCGCTGCAGAACGGTTGCAAGCCGCCCTGCCTGATTCGATCGTCATCGGCGCTTTCAAGAACACGTTCTTCAAAGTGATGGAGAATCCGGTATTTCAAAAACAGCAGAGCGATGTGCTTGTCACCGGGGACGATGAGGCCTCCGTTGAACGCCTTATCTCGCTCCTGCGTCCGCTCCCTTTTCGGTTCATTCAGGCGGGCATGCTTGCCAACAATCGGACAATCGAACGATTTACGCTGCTCGAATTGGAACTCGCCGTCCGGTATGGCACTTACCCTTATATATCGATGAGAGTATTCGGAATGAAGGATGAAGCGTCGGCAGACTAA
- a CDS encoding VOC family protein: MDALGARNIDVITVFVEDLQGSKSFYQEVFGLAAIFEDPNSAVFKFGNMCINLLDVSAAPELIEPEQVAVREAGARFQFTISVEDVDAQCEELRARGIALLNGPMDRPWGVRTASFQDPGGHIWELAQQLK; this comes from the coding sequence ATGGACGCACTCGGAGCAAGGAATATCGATGTCATTACCGTGTTTGTTGAAGATTTGCAGGGCTCGAAATCGTTTTATCAGGAGGTATTCGGCCTTGCGGCCATTTTTGAAGACCCCAACTCGGCCGTGTTCAAGTTCGGGAACATGTGCATCAATCTGCTGGATGTTTCCGCGGCGCCGGAGCTGATTGAACCGGAGCAGGTCGCCGTCCGTGAAGCGGGAGCGCGTTTCCAGTTTACGATCAGCGTGGAGGATGTCGATGCCCAATGCGAGGAGCTCCGGGCGCGCGGTATCGCTCTGCTTAACGGTCCCATGGATCGGCCATGGGGCGTACGTACGGCAAGCTTCCAGGATCCGGGCGGACATATTTGGGAGCTTGCGCAGCAGCTCAAGTAA
- a CDS encoding TIR domain-containing protein, with product MANRTGTYVAFDGLGEADPTKSDFKYYATLQAWSASKNIQFSLINCHEKTYAVRDTSKRATLYARIQERLRASKNMLVILTSKTRYTGSVLSYEIEQAIDTYKIPLIIACPEFSSILYVDSHSEIWPKVLKDCINDTGIEAIHIPFAKVCILDAITRFYVNGEHLSSGKSYYNLETQTKWGLIQ from the coding sequence ATGGCAAATCGGACTGGAACCTATGTCGCTTTTGATGGTTTAGGAGAGGCAGACCCTACAAAGTCTGACTTCAAATACTATGCTACTCTACAAGCTTGGAGTGCGAGCAAAAACATCCAGTTTTCGCTGATTAATTGTCACGAGAAAACGTATGCCGTACGTGATACAAGTAAACGGGCAACATTGTATGCACGTATTCAGGAACGGCTTAGAGCATCGAAAAACATGCTCGTAATCCTTACGAGTAAAACTCGTTATACCGGAAGCGTGTTATCTTATGAGATCGAGCAGGCCATAGACACGTACAAAATTCCGCTTATTATCGCTTGCCCTGAATTCTCATCAATTTTGTATGTGGACAGCCACAGTGAAATTTGGCCAAAGGTACTTAAAGACTGTATAAATGATACCGGTATAGAAGCAATCCATATTCCCTTCGCTAAAGTGTGTATTTTGGATGCTATCACTCGTTTTTATGTGAACGGAGAGCATCTTAGCAGTGGTAAGAGTTATTACAATCTTGAAACACAAACTAAATGGGGCTTGATTCAATAA
- a CDS encoding NAD-dependent epimerase/dehydratase family protein, protein MILVTGGLGFIGSHTARALLDLGESCVLTRYRKSKVPSFLESEIGRRAYIEQVDITDASAFLSIGERHKITGIVHLAMTGSGMSDPFDYFRANTDSLQSVLQAAHKWGVTRVSFASAIGVYMGVGECPFQEDMPLTMTADNPFTTFKKSSELIATYIAGRLGFEIVNLRISGAWGPLQKSAANLVVASQLVHAAVGGLQPTFSGQVLDAYDMCYVKDCAQAIAQLQVADKLNHNTYNIGSGRIVKNQEFVAAIKSVIPGAKLELPEGPCLDMFLDIARIRQEIAYEPEYDVEKGIFEYVSWLKSGNEV, encoded by the coding sequence ATGATTCTGGTCACTGGCGGGTTGGGCTTCATCGGAAGCCACACAGCGCGTGCGCTGCTTGATTTGGGAGAGTCTTGCGTGCTTACAAGGTATCGAAAGTCGAAGGTCCCCTCTTTTCTCGAATCGGAAATTGGGAGACGAGCGTATATCGAACAGGTTGACATCACTGATGCTTCGGCGTTTCTTTCCATCGGCGAACGTCATAAGATTACAGGTATCGTGCATTTAGCCATGACTGGCTCAGGAATGAGCGATCCGTTCGATTACTTCCGCGCGAACACGGATAGCCTGCAGAGCGTTCTTCAAGCGGCTCACAAATGGGGAGTCACCCGCGTCAGCTTCGCAAGCGCAATTGGTGTCTACATGGGCGTAGGAGAATGTCCTTTTCAAGAGGATATGCCGCTGACTATGACTGCAGACAATCCGTTCACGACTTTCAAGAAGAGCTCCGAGTTGATTGCGACTTATATCGCGGGGCGCTTAGGCTTTGAAATCGTGAATCTACGGATCTCAGGAGCCTGGGGTCCTTTGCAAAAGTCCGCAGCAAATCTGGTCGTCGCCTCCCAGCTTGTGCATGCTGCGGTAGGAGGGCTGCAACCTACATTTTCAGGCCAAGTTTTGGATGCCTATGATATGTGTTATGTGAAGGATTGCGCCCAAGCTATCGCACAGCTTCAGGTAGCGGACAAATTGAACCACAACACCTATAATATCGGCTCTGGAAGAATTGTTAAGAATCAGGAGTTCGTGGCGGCAATCAAGAGCGTGATTCCCGGCGCTAAGTTAGAACTCCCCGAAGGGCCTTGCTTAGACATGTTTCTCGACATCGCAAGGATCCGCCAGGAGATAGCGTACGAGCCCGAATACGACGTCGAGAAAGGGATCTTCGAGTATGTTAGCTGGTTAAAATCAGGGAATGAGGTTTGA
- a CDS encoding helix-turn-helix transcriptional regulator has protein sequence MKENSMSGPRSLGDFLRARRERLTPEEMGLPSYGRRRTPGLRREEVAQLAHIGASWYTLLEQGKVSNPSDQVLDSLAVALRLSSAERRHLHRLAKPFERETGITQEVSAGLERMVLALDPNPAFILGNGWDLLIWNKAAELVFRLPGFSKPMREKPNWLRRFLTDRVIRMNSTDWQEKAQVMIARFCADYAHSLQDLRFNELIEEFTQTSEIFRTYWPRQDVQFAVDCHKRWINPVIGDMEFEYVTLQQPDHPTLKVVIYAAAPATVLTLKGLLKI, from the coding sequence GTGAAGGAAAACTCTATGTCGGGACCACGCTCGCTCGGGGATTTTTTGCGGGCACGGAGAGAGCGGCTGACACCTGAGGAAATGGGGTTACCCTCATACGGTCGACGACGGACGCCTGGTCTTCGTCGTGAGGAAGTGGCTCAACTGGCTCATATCGGGGCTTCGTGGTATACCTTGTTGGAGCAAGGCAAAGTGTCCAATCCATCTGATCAGGTACTGGATAGTTTGGCAGTTGCATTACGATTGTCATCGGCGGAGAGACGTCATCTCCATAGGCTGGCAAAGCCGTTCGAACGGGAAACCGGCATTACGCAAGAAGTGTCGGCCGGATTGGAGCGAATGGTACTGGCCCTCGATCCGAATCCAGCGTTTATTCTAGGGAACGGTTGGGATCTCCTCATTTGGAATAAGGCTGCGGAATTGGTTTTTAGATTACCGGGTTTTTCGAAGCCTATGAGGGAGAAGCCGAATTGGCTGCGGAGATTCTTAACGGACCGAGTTATTCGTATGAATAGCACGGATTGGCAGGAGAAGGCGCAAGTCATGATTGCACGGTTCTGTGCGGATTATGCTCATTCTCTGCAAGACTTGAGGTTTAATGAATTAATTGAGGAATTTACTCAAACAAGTGAGATCTTCCGAACTTATTGGCCCAGGCAAGACGTCCAATTCGCTGTCGATTGCCATAAGCGATGGATCAATCCGGTGATTGGAGACATGGAATTCGAATATGTAACTTTACAGCAACCCGATCACCCGACACTTAAGGTCGTCATCTATGCCGCGGCACCGGCAACGGTTCTAACATTGAAGGGTTTGCTGAAAATCTAA